GCACGCCGAAATGTCAGTGCTGTTGCGTCAGTGTGACGCCACAGATTTCGATGTATTGTTTTTCTCTTACTGGCGCAGGTAAAGTTCTTAAGACTTGCTGCAATTCTTCTTTCGTGTGTTTAGAACACAGTGTATCTTATCTTTACCGATTATAACCTGTTAGAGTCTCTAATGTCGTGGTGAGCTAGTCGATAGAACTCGCCTTATTTCTTTTGTGCCTTCTCCGACTTGCCAAGCCTCTTCTCAAGGTGAGCGTGACTTCCTTGCTATCGTGAAACCATAATTTGCTAATAGAGCTTATTATTACTCTGTATCCTAGGTTTATCCTAGTTTATTATTACTCTTTTTCCTAGCCTGTATAGTGTCCATCTCTATTAGGGCACTTATTTCTCATAGCCCTTGTGCTTCTCCGGCGCTGAACGGAACCGATCACTGCCCATCCATTTGTgactgtttgtctgtctgtccgttcgtGTCTATCCGTCTGTTTCTGCCTGTTCGTCTGTCCATCCGACCAAACAACCCTCCCCTGCCCAGGTGTCTGAGGGTGAGGAGTTTCTGGGCCTGACCGCGAGCCAGCTGGTGGCCTTGGTGCGTCACGACGAGCTGAACGTGCGCTGCGAGTCAGAGGTGTTCAACGCCGTGCTGCGCTGGGTCAAGCACGACGAGCACCGCAGgcgcgccaagatggccgacgtgcTGTATGCGGTGCGCTGCCACTTCCTCACGCCGCGCTTCCTGATGCACCAGCTGCAGACCTGCGATCTGGTGCGCAGCCTGCCCCAGTGCAGCGACTACCTGCACCGCATCATTCAGGTACATGATCTGCTCAGACATGCACTCCAATCTTAACACGTGCCCCTCTCGGTTCAACATGTTACAAGATGGCAGAAAAGCACGGCACTTATATTATGCAGCGATGGTCGCGCCTGCAAGATATGTGATGCTGACATTCAAACGAAAGCCTGCATGCCCTTCTTGGAGGAAGAGCTCCTCTCCCAGGCAGCAGAGGCAATGTCAGTGCTGTCGCCTTGTATACATCTCACGTATGTGGTACACAAATACGGAGCAGCAATGTTTACACTTGTTCCCGTGGAAGCGGTATGCAAAAGCACTCGTGTATACTTAGAGGTCCATTCGATTCACCGTGCACTTCGGGAACTAGCTCACTCCAGTTCAGTGCCCATTATTGTTCGTGCACAACCGGCAAGGTGCAAACCCTGCAGGAACACTGCACTATATTTTTCTAAGGAGTGCAGGGAATGCCGCGCGAACTCGTCATCCATGAAATCTGCACAGAGTGAAGTCAGTGGCAACAATGTGCAGATACCACCATGTTGAACTGGCAAAACGAAGTGTGAAGCGCAGCAAATCGAATAACAGCAAAAATTTAACCAAAAGCCCTGTAATACGGTATTGACGGCCACTGGGTGGTGCTTGGGGACGCCAAAGCCGTACACATTAGAGACTGCTCGGGCGCTTAGCGTCTAGCCCGCTGCGCAAACACGCATGCATTCTTCAGTGGCATGCAAGCACCGCTAGAGGGAAGATGGTGCGGTTTCTGGCACAGTAGAATTAAACACTGCATGATGAAGCGATGGAAGGCACAGAATCCTTGTGACATTTCGCTTACATTTTCGTAGATTGAGTAAGTCTCCGATGGCACTCGTGCAACAACTGTTCTGTTTTCTTTCGCAATGATGGTTTCATTTTAAGATGGCAGTCGATGCTCGTTAATTCGGCCGGAGTTCATTTGACCTCTCACTTAATTCAAACATACTGAAACGGTATGCCAAGATACCATACATTGCTATGGAAGAAAAGCTTGTTTAGTTAGTTCAATTTGACTCATGCCGCCTCCCCTCCCACCATACACGCTGCAGTTATTAAAAGCTTTAAAACACCAGAAACTCAGCAGACAGCTCTAGTTTTTCACTGGCCGGAAAGCAGTAATTGATTACTTATTGAAAATAATGAATGAATCAttcaatgaataaataaatatatgaatTAACTAATTGATTAATTAAAGGAAGCAAAGAAAATTTCTGCTCACCGCAGTGTGACTGTCTGGTGCAACCCGCTGATGCCCGAATGACGGCCAGTAGTGGGCGTTGGTGGCGAAGGAGTCAAAATACAGGGAGATAAGATAGAGAGGTTAAAGAGAATAACTATTAAAATATACACAACAGAGCTACTAGATAAAAGTTATACATAGTTCGCTTGTGGAGTGACTTTCTCTAAAGAGTTTCATGTGCCCTTTTCCCTGAGATAGTGACTATCCACGTCAGTGGAGAATCTGTTGCCTTTGCGTCACGCACGCAGTGCAGAAATAGGCAGCATGCTGCATATAAGTGCGCACTGTGGTCTGTTTTTCTTCGTCACGTCTTCTTACACGTCTTATGTCTTCTGTCGCATTTATCTGCATGTAACGACTGTGCCAACTACCCAGTGCGTGTGTATATACGTGTGCgtcaggcacatacccaggattttttttcggaggggggTGGAGGAAGGCCAACCCAAGGTaacctttctatgcaaatgaggggggggggtacctttactagtacaaatgtgaataacgcccgccATTCGGCATAAAAACGCATCACAAAagggaaatgaaataaggtgtattttacaggttgcctgtgcgatacacctctcttttacttggcaaacaaggaaccacgtcaAATAGACTCGCgtaggaaagaagcgcaggaagaacactgccaagaacaagtagatgcaaaagtgtaaaataaagattactttagcagAATAGAACcttaaaaaacagcagttggcaacaaaggcacacaGACCGCGCAGAGTTGTGTTACTCCACTAGTCAATCACAGAAGcgaacaaaatcgtcgtcatgcggccttttcaatattgcgtcatacttgatacctccggagcgtctgctgttcttgaagaatcttttcatcggcggaagcaatgaggtgtgcaacataCATGGacgtatggagtctgagcatttcgctctccaaaagtctgcggtgcagttcatttcactgctgaacctgTTTTACTcacgaaacttcactgccaactgaagtgaaacttcacaacgaATAGTTGTAACGAAGcatgcattttatttcagttcaataaagaattaggctttcaccgttctaCTGCattagacgagtgaaaacgtacaaaattacgcgcttataactttatttttgttgttaCCACTTTTTTAGGTAACAGGGAATGTTTGAAGTCCGAACTGTTTGCAGCCTCGctgaggaacagtggctggtggttatgagggcaTGGGCAGGGCTTCATTTGTATCCAACTGTAGTAGCATTTTTTgagttagctctggaagaattatgcagaaatatatatttgcggaacaatcacagttcttttggatccctcgtttactgctctaacaagtgccacaaccgactcatattgttatttgggaagttacataacgatgcgtggccgccagttgcgtacaaccgcgtatggcgcaggaagctgcgattctacacatactgcgcccaccgcggaaggttagaaaaacacctacataagcacagcagagaagtggctacgttaggcggctcgaatggtaactgtagaagcgtcattcagaacacacggaattgtcctccacttccggtggcattttctcttcttcctttttaaataaaaagaccttgatccataaatattttcataaacaatggttaaatttgttaattttcgcttttccttcctgtttggctgttgccttggctctttgCCTTAGTAGATCGCataatttctcaaatccttgtgcctcttgtttccagttggcaattttgcacgaaaagagctgtaaaattagggaaaaaccaaACACGTtaacaggtgacagtcatattaCCAATGAGTTTaaaggttattgcagggtttgatgatggacgctgtcacgcattattttattttccaccttatctaacccatatcacgggtatatggtttcgaggatctgtcagcgtcgcggtgagccgtcactcgaagaaataatgaaacaaaaagaaaagttaaacacaATTCGCATTTTCTCTGGtggcaactcgttccacgtgcgtacagaccagctgaccacgaactgaatccctttcctggtccctggatcagtctaaatgAAGGAGGTTAAACTAACGAAGCAACACTGATGCACTTGACTtttgaatagacggtgacaactgaatgcatctggAGTTAATCGTGcaggcaccgaattgatgaggaaactggcctccATATCCCAGGAgaggccgataactaccgccatccaaaaggagtgaaaaatgcAGTAAATGTTGACCGCccaatagctgtcaagtctcaacattgatttggcggcgctttaggaatgtgtctGGGAAGTGGTGgtgtgggtggggagggggaagggggtatGCATACTATTTGAGGGGGGGGGGCCCCCCCTTTGGGTACGTGTTTGGTGTGCATTACACATCCGTGCACGATGCAGGACCTGACGGGTCGGCGCCAGTACACGGTGACCCAGCGGCGTCCGCAGGTGGCACAGGTGGTGTACTGCGTGGGCGGTTACCAGCAGCATTCGTTGGGTGCGCTCGAGTGCCTCTGCCCCCCGCAGCAGTGGTTCCGACTCGCGGAGCTTGGCTGTCCGCGCTCGGGCCTGGGAGCCGCCTTCCTCAGCGGAAAGCTGTACGCGATTGGAGGGAGAAACAACAGCCAGGACAAGGTATGCGCCGTAACGCCCATATGACGGCTGGCGGATAGAACCTCGCTGTGTGCATGGTGTAGCTTTGCATAAATGCTCCCCAGTAAGAAATGATGACAGGGAAGCTTGAAGGGAAGCCAAGAGCCGAGCAAGGAGCATCCGAACTTAATTTTATGGTTGTACATAGTGTCTAGAGGTTAAAAACATGAGGGGTATGTATCGGTTATGGAGTATGACGGTATACCTGTGTAGGTTAGGTTAGGTCGAGAAATGTGTGGAGCTGGAAGTTTGTGTAATGCGTGGAGCAGATAACCGGTGGTGTACTAGAGAAATTGAATGGGTTGCAAGCGAAATAAAGCCTGTATAGAGTACGGCAGTGGACCATACAAAGTGATGCAATTGGGAAGTGTTGATTCGGTTGACGACAGGAGTAATGTAAAATTAAGTGTTGATGACATTGTAAGCTACACCACATGTCTGTAAATACGCGGGAGATTCCTTCATGTAAGCGTGAGGACAACATTGTGTGTCAGGTCCAGCTTTATTGCGCAAGCGGATGGAGCAGCAGAGGCGTTTGTCCTGCAGCGTACTTAAATAGGCTGACAATGATAGGCAGTTTATAATCGGCAAATACTATTATTTCAGTGCGGTGCCTCCTCCTTTCCTTAGTTGACGATGTCAGTCTCTCATTCATACCTCTCTGGTACCATACCTCCTTCACGGATCATACTGAATGTCATTGGGCTTGCCTGAACGCACTGAGGATGCCTCGATGCTAGCGGAGAAACGCACATGCTCGTATTCATACGCACGTGCACAAAGCTCGTGCCGCTCTCGAAATGCAGCTGTGGTATTTGGTACACCCGTAAAGACTGTTTAGCTTACTGCATGCATTTTGTACATTACTCACGACGCATAACCCTGTGAAGCAGAAAACTCGCGATCGCAGTCGACAGCCGGTTCGCTCTTGCATTGATGTGCGACATGAGCGCATCACATATCGTAAAGAACAGGCAACGGAGCAGTGGCTTTGTGCAAGATGGCCGCCATCACGCAGAGCTACGACTGCGCCTCGGTAGACTGCTACGACCCGGTGGCGAACGCGTGGAGCACCTGCACCGACCTGCAGGTGCCTCGAAACCGCGTTGGTGTGGCCGTGCTCGACGGGCTGCTCTACGCCGTCGGAGGGTCGTGCGGTGCCACCCAGCACTACTCCGTAGAGAGGTGCGCACCAATCCGGTTTCACTATGAGCATACAGTCAAGCATCCTTGCAACGAGCACCTCTGTACAGTGAAATGACCCGTATAACGAAGGAATCATTAATCTGTCTGTGTTTTATTGTGAATGCCGCATTGTGCGACCTTCACAATGAAGTGATCCGCATAACGAATCATTTTGAAGGCCCTGTAGAGCCGTGGTAAGTGAGACACGTCTTTTCGGTAATGAGGTCTAGTTTATTCTAAcaaaagagagaaaatagagcGGGCGtgcgcagcgcgccggaagtggcgaggACTTTACAGAGAGAAGAGAAAAGACGGAGaaggagcatagagaagtgcggtgcgCGGACGTAGTGCGAAATGAAAGCAGTAAACAAAGTAATcagaaaagggagctcgcgcacgacgttcggcacagtgagtcggatcatgtgtcctTGTGTCTGGTGTCCAGcactcgcgaaggtccgcttGCGGGAGGCCCACGGGATGCCCCGCAGAGTTGCTTGTGGCTGCGtgggtggtgcgcagctccatcgccgcgccgctacagcCCCAAGCACATCGCTGGAAcagggttcgactgtatatagcCTCTAGTGTACGGTGATGGCTTCTCATCATAACGATGACAAGCTATCTCATCATAACGATGACAAGCTATGTgcaaagaagaaagaacacaggcatTAAAAAGGACCAACACAAGTATCATTCGCACCTATTGTGTTGTGACCGTATTTACTCCGTTCCGTAGTTccatatttactcaaatctaatgcgcacttttttttccgataaaacgggTCCCAAAATTGTGTGCCCactagaatcgagtacgaccctaaatctgcattaccatattgccatcggcatttcaaaatggccaccttgtacgcgcttcgagcctagctgctgtagcttcctccatgtgctgtagtatgtcTGCTTAAGCAGTGCTTCCTTTGGCTTAAGTATCTTAAGACTTAAGTATCTGACTGCAGatacatgccgagttcatcacggtatcgcaattaaaaggaaagcgaccACGTGTGTGGAGAAGGACAGAAATCGGGCCACATCACGGGCGTtcagagttcccgaaacttgcgtgcaggaTTGGCGGAGGCGTTCTACACCAGCGGCTGCTATGTACAATGTACAGCGCGGCCActcggcccctatcttgaaagggatctgcgacAGAGACAAGAGCATCTAGGTGCACTGTGCTGTGTCCTCGttgcttagttcgtgttgaagcgagaggccacacaaaggtcaattccctcgccCCTGataccgcacttcctcactccagcatctTGATAAAGAGCTTCCacagtcattgagtgagacgtgttgaTGCTTGCTTGTGCGCCACGATGCTTGTTAAGTTAGCTAGTAAGCatatgtttaaaagtttatacggctgctaaaactactgtccttacttttcgtatagctgtctactaatttgctatcgtaatcgatgcttcgccttttgggcgacaCTGCGACTTCCTTATAtattgcaactttagtgcattgggagtaaatctttgttttttccaaatgagagaaagttgtatttctgtatgaaataaAGGTGCGCGGTGCTGTAAAGGACtttttttaggtcacggcaaacaggtgcgcattacaatcgagggcgcgttagaatcaagtaaatacagTAGGTGTTTCACCGTAAGACCATGCATCCTCTTGTATGCACCAGATAgcgcgtgatatatatatatatatatacatatatatatatatatatatatatatatatatataccagaaaaaaagcagttctgggtccgggtaaatattcacagtgaagtagacgcgcgtatgaagcggtttattgacgtttcggccggggtccggccttcatcagaatgcattgcatggtgtcagtacagttaatatacatgcgcttatcaaccaaatgaagatacgttaacatgaaaaacgaataaaatgggcgaacaaaatacatccgaattgttcaaaggatagctgacacgtgtatagaccgatggcgattgcaaacatataatctaagatacacagtataaaaacgtaccgaaatgaattgtaagaaccaatcgccacgtgacaacaaaacgtcgatatgcgctcaatatgtgctatgttatcaagcaagcacagacacagaaaaaggggaatggcgacgtactagtagaagaagggacaagtgacgggctacaaagacaggcaactcaattttcctacacattcattcataccacacgcgacagtatcaaaaacgaataaaatgggcgaacaaaatacatccgaatcgttcaaaggatagctgacacgtgtatagaccgatggcgattgcaaacatataatctaagatacaaagtataaaaacgtaccgaaatgaattgtaagaaccaatcgccacgtgacaacaaaacgtccaTATGccctcaatatgtgctatgttatcaagcaagcacagacacaaaaaggggaatagcaacgtactagtagaagaagggacaagtgacgggctacaaagacaggcaactcaattttcctacacattcattcataccacacgcgacagtatcaaatttatagataaggaaggattcgcgggcttctctatcataatttgagcgaaatccagtctggatttcgctcaaattatgatagagaagcccgcgaatccttccttatctataaatttgatactgtcgcgtgtggtatgaatgaatgtgtaggaaaattgagttgcctgtctttgtagcccgtcacttgtcccttcttctactagtacgttgctattcccctttttgtgtctgtgcttgcttgataacatagcacatattgagggcatatcgacgttttgttgtcacgtggcgattggttcttacaattcatttcggtacgtttttatactttgtatcttagattatatgtttgcaatcgccatcggtctatacacgtgtcagctatcctttggacgattcggatgtattttgttcgcccattttattcgtttttgatactgtcgcgtgtggtatgaatgaatgtgtaggaaaattgagttgcctgtctttgtagcccgtcacttgtcccttcttctactagtacgtcgctattaccctttttctgtgtctgtgcttgcttgataacatagcacatattgagcgcatatcgacgttttgttgtcacgtggcgattggttcttacaattcatttcggtacgtttttatactgtgtatcttagattatatgtttgcaatcgccatcggtctatacacgtgtcagctatcctttgaacgattcggatgtattttgttcgcccattttattcgtttttcatgttaacgtatcttcatttggttgataagcgcatgtatattaactgtactgacaccatgcaatgcattctgatgaaggccggaccccggccgaaacgtcaataaaccgcttcatacgcgcgtctacttcactgtgtatatatatatatatatatagacacacacacacacactcaaacaaACATTTTAATGCGAAACTGTCTTTGCCTGTTACACAACCAATGATATCTGTCCTCGTAAGCAAAGTTGTCTTAATTTTGGAGCATGGTGCATTGAAACACATGTGATATGCTCAACGTGGAGGTCTCTTTATTTCCAGATTACGACATGTACATGGTTTCAATAAAGTACTATACACATAAGACGTGTACTTAACAGCTTCCATGTTGACAGTTTGCGTGTGTATAAGGTCATGccctcgcacacaaacacaagGTGCTGCGTCATACGGCGCATTCCGCTTGCAATGAGGTGATGGGTGGTTTGCTTACTTGAAAAAGACGTAGAAGTAAACAAATAGGGTATAGCCTAAGTCATCTAAGGCATTACTCAGTTTACGGCCAATTAGCAGAAACCTAGGGAGTGTTTTTTGCATTCAGCCTCCGTCGGAATCCGGTTGgtaatcgaacccgtgacctcggaGATGGGAACATAACTCCATAGCCATGCACTGGGTGGTCATGCCATGCTGCATGCAGATATGACCCGGCCGAAAATAAGTGGACGTATGTGGCGTCCATGTCACGTGCGCGCATCGGTGTGGGTGTGGCCGTCCAGCGTCGGCTGCTGTTCGCCCTGGGTGGGTACAATGGCCAAGCAAGGCTCAGCTCGGTCGAGTGCTACGACCCGGACCTGGACCAGTGGTGCGACGTGGCACCCATGAACACCAGCCGCAGCGGTGCCGGTGCGTATGTTCTCCTGTGACCCGAATACAGCGATGGGACATAATCTCTCttcaaactgcttttttttttgtctactggtacagtcgaacccacttataacgataccggttttaacaatatatcggttataacaatgagaagctgctgcaccatcaacttttgtatgttttgcatggtgaaataacccacttaTTACAATGACccaatgccgcattatcggttgtAATGATGAGGTCTGGCTGCCTGGTGCCCGGTGTTTCACGAGGAACCTCCCACTGCACCATGGGGAGCACCTGGataccttggagaaggatgttggggaggctgatggacatagggttttctcgtggAATGCAGTGCGACGTATGTGGCGAGACGTACGTGGCGAGacgcttgtggcgatctcgcttcagcatttcttctggatttctcaagatGACAGGCTGCCATGGCAACCTccttgcattttttaaaaggccccttttgggcccACTAAAGGGCTGCCTTGGCaatgctcgcatatcgcttgccacccgtgaccctCTTTGCAGTTATCGTGGTGCTTTAATGCCAACAGTCGTGGCGTGTTACACAGGATCGGAGGAAGCAGTTAAACAAGTGAgcacaatcagcagccagatgaaggaaggtggtggggaggggcactggcctccctgctATTATAGTTTGCTAagatcagctctgccatccccctatttcgattttttcatgcaacctggttttaacaattatcagttataacaatcgAATTTTcgtggcatttgaatattgttataagtgggttcggctGTATATGTTACGATCGCGAAAAGAAAATTCATTTATTTTAGATTTAAATGCCAGGGTTACATGCCCAAAGGCTGCATCCCCATGTACGGGGAAGAAGTATAACCATCTCCTCATGTTTACGTATATCTCCTCATGTACGGTAAAAACTGCATTTCATTGCCCTAACTGCAGAGATGAAGATGGAACTACGTGTAATACATAGCCATGTTGCTTTTTCACCCAGCATTTTCACACATTATCAAAGAATTCAAAACCCACTTCAATGTTGCCTTCTACCATCTGTGACAACACAGAGGTCTAGATCGATATAGTGTTAAATTTCTCAGAAGCCGGGGACGAGAATATTACTGCACCACTTCTGTTCAATTCTACATGCACATAACTTCATGCACAGAATGAATATGTTGGGTAATCGGCCTTATAGGAAGATATAGTCGAGAATTTGTAATGCTGCAGGGGGCAAGCCATCCTTAGTCGCGAGGACCGCGATAAtgctcagcccattcttatcgcACGCATGCTGCCAGTGTTCGTTTGCCATGGCTTTGTGTGTGTTGCAttgattaaaaataaataaagcgatAGAGTTTCCCTTAACTGCACGTGTGTGGTAAACCAAGCTCACTTCGGTGGCACTTTGGTTTATGGTAGTAGGGTAAACATGCTAAATTACTAATATTTTTTTACGGCAACGAATTTTTGTGGAGGTAGACATCAGTAAAGGTTTTTTATGATTGTGTAATTATGTGATAATTTCTAGTAAATGTTGTATGAGTAAACAAATACTTATTCCATCTGTTGTAATTGTAAAATGGCCTGCAATGCCTGGCCACCTAGTCTCCACCTATAGTACATATAGGAATCATGGGACAAGTGTACTTTTCCTGGTATGCTTCCCCATACTTGCAGAGAAAGGCATCTGCGTTACAGCTACATTTCTTTTCTGGGAAAAGCTTTTCATGCTCACTGCATAAATTTATAATTGTGTAAGCATACATGCATGCAACATTAGGTCAATAATAAGGTCGTAGATGTATCGCACCTTTTGATGCTTGTCACCGCCGATGGTGTGCTGCCGATTGAAACAAAGCCGTCATTCCCTCAACCGCACTCTTCTCAAGAAAACTGGCTCTTCTTCCCTCAAGCTGTTAACGCATGGAGATGCTTTCAGAATGCCCCGTTTCGGCTGTGCcaagttttttttattctacttCTGGTCTTTTCTGTATTCGTAACCATGCCACAGAAAGGGGGCGCTCATTGTGTGTATATAGCATAGAGTtatgtatcagctccctttatGGTTCCCTAAAGGGAGCCTGGTATACTCTAGTATACCAGTATACGCGCATTCAACCCGCAGGCGTGGTAGCCGTGGAGCGCTGGATCTACGTGGTGGGCGGCTACGACGGCACCCGCCAGCTGACCTCGGCGGAGCGCTACGACGTCGAGCGTGACCAGTGGGACGTGGTGGCCTCCATGAAGGAGCCACGCAGTGCCCTCGCCCTCGCGCACCTGGGGGGAAAGATATACGCGCTTGGTGAGCATGCCCTATAGGGTGGCGTTCGGAACGTCGTCAAATTCCGCCATATCGTAAAATTGTTtaatggcggcattttgagccaGTCAGAGCGACCGTACGCAGCCCCTCTggaccaatcagagctgacaatgTGACGGAATTCGCCGATGTCCAGTACAGGAGCACATGCATGGGCACTGTCAACTTCTGCCATGCTATCGAATTTGACAGCTGTCTGGTTCAGATGGTTGCTTACGGCTGCTCTGATTGGCTAAAAACGCAGCCATCACAGGATTCGACAATATGGCAAAATTCGACACTGCTCAGGTTGACACTTCCAGTCCCGATTACTTAGAGTGATTAGTGTTACCTGCTCATGACTGACTTGTATTTGTCCATGTAGCCATTTTCTTCGTCCGTTGTAACACATTACACAGCTCAATCTTTTTTAAAAGGGCTTCTTCCCAGGCCTCAttgcaaatttcggttatacgtgCACTGGAAGCTGCAGAACACCACCTATAAGGAGTGTATTACTGAAATAAGTTTTCGAATCAGTTCATTATTGGAGGATATAGAAGAAACTGTACTGTTAACATGTTAACATAAAGTGTCACGATCAATGGAGACTCTCCCTCTACCTCCCTAGTAGCGTTTCCAAGTGGTGTTCCTTCCCTGCTTTCTCCCTCACCGGAACATTGAACGTATACCGCAGGATCGAGCCCTGCAtcctttattttcttcccttCTCTTCCTTTATTGCAGCATTGTATCTTCCACATTTGATGATTAATCATGGTGAGTGACTAAACATGCACTCCGAAGAGGTGTTGGTGTGCGTGACGCGGGACTGTGACTCTGGCCAGGAGCAGGCACATGGGAGCGTGCTTCCTCGAGAAGGGAGGTGCACGGCACTTGATTTGAAGTTCTGGCTGTTTTCGGGGGCCGCGCTATGTCACAATGActtgcagacacgatcgtcagCGCATCATTTATAAGCTACGCTTGTTTTTTCAAGATGGCCACACCAACAAgccctttaaaggggccctgcctAATAGTGTTTTTACAAGCAACATCTTGCTCTAGATCGATATGCCACGTGTGAAAGAAGAGCAAAAATATATTGTAATATTTGATGCAGACGAATTCAAGTTATCGGTTGCAGAAATTTAGAGTGCAAGCAAATGAAAGTTATGCtcgactcgcagttatgcatGCCCCATTTCACTCACACATAACGTAA
This genomic window from Dermacentor albipictus isolate Rhodes 1998 colony chromosome 9, USDA_Dalb.pri_finalv2, whole genome shotgun sequence contains:
- the Keap1 gene encoding kelch-like ECH-associated protein 1B, with amino-acid sequence MTLLGDHSEGDCMDMLCSESVDLPPEGAGAMTLSVDSYPKEALEVMDLMRRQGFLCDVEIRVGSESFPAHRLVLLAMSPYFRAMFAGGLREAAMPVVQIQGVGPSTMASVMRFAYTGSICIDQRNVCQLLPAATMFQVNHIIEACCNFLEKQLDPNNCIGIGDFALQHGCTKLYIKVNEFIDQNFAAVSEGEEFLGLTASQLVALVRHDELNVRCESEVFNAVLRWVKHDEHRRRAKMADVLYAVRCHFLTPRFLMHQLQTCDLVRSLPQCSDYLHRIIQDLTGRRQYTVTQRRPQVAQVVYCVGGYQQHSLGALECLCPPQQWFRLAELGCPRSGLGAAFLSGKLYAIGGRNNSQDKSYDCASVDCYDPVANAWSTCTDLQVPRNRVGVAVLDGLLYAVGGSCGATQHYSVERYDPAENKWTYVASMSRARIGVGVAVQRRLLFALGGYNGQARLSSVECYDPDLDQWCDVAPMNTSRSGAGVVAVERWIYVVGGYDGTRQLTSAERYDVERDQWDVVASMKEPRSALALAHLGGKIYALGGYDGTNFLSSVEVFDLESEQWSEGTPMQAGRSGHAAAVWRAPLLMHSVL